A single Campylobacter hyointestinalis subsp. hyointestinalis DNA region contains:
- a CDS encoding phosphatidylserine decarboxylase, which yields MDNLRVINRYGYLSISIFGALFLLSLLFEIYEYFFGLLFLASIFIYRNPERMVEVSDDKAIFSPVDGKIISIKRTIYAGDEYLEVSIRNHLCDCGVLRSVANLKIDEIKKKNGLNLFSSSDAKNLLSNRVAYICSFINKKIVIKICSGVISRKIHYKNAKELKAGARIGFIVDGKVSVLLPVDTTLKISTGDKIKACDLIGFLGEDNGK from the coding sequence ATGGATAATTTAAGAGTGATAAACAGGTATGGGTATCTTTCTATATCTATATTTGGGGCGTTATTTCTTTTATCGCTCTTATTTGAAATTTATGAATATTTTTTTGGCTTGCTTTTTTTGGCTTCTATATTTATATATAGAAATCCAGAGCGCATGGTTGAAGTCAGCGATGATAAAGCGATATTTTCACCAGTTGATGGTAAGATCATATCTATAAAAAGAACTATCTATGCCGGAGATGAGTATTTAGAAGTGTCTATAAGAAATCATTTATGTGATTGTGGCGTTTTAAGATCTGTGGCAAATTTGAAAATAGATGAGATCAAAAAGAAAAATGGACTAAATTTATTTAGTAGCAGTGATGCAAAAAATTTACTTAGTAACAGAGTTGCTTATATATGTAGTTTTATAAATAAAAAAATAGTTATAAAAATATGCTCAGGCGTTATAAGTAGAAAGATCCATTATAAAAATGCAAAAGAGCTAAAAGCAGGAGCTAGGATCGGCTTTATAGTGGATGGAAAAGTTAGTGTATTGTTGCCAGTAGATACGACTTTAAAAATATCTACTGGAGACAAAATCAAGGCTTGCGATTTGATAGGTTTTTTAGGAGAAGATAATGGAAAATAA
- the serS gene encoding serine--tRNA ligase encodes MINLKLIETNFDEFNAKLKAKKVDEGVLKNLLDTYNELKIKKQELENLQAVQNAKSKEVGILTRSGTDTTLLKTELEENKRLMQTASNLVSELETKLDMVASRVPNVIDDDVPLGKDEDDNVCIKTVLEPREFSFTPKEHFELGENLGWLDFATGAKLSGSRFTVLRSDGARLSRALVNFMIDFNTARGFELVNVPFLVSSNTLYGTGQLPKFEEDLYKIRDEDLYLIPTSEVPVTNIYNNEIIPAENLPIKMTCYSACFRQEAGSAGRDTRGMIRQHQFEKVELVSISKPEDSAKILDEMVSCASDMLKELGLPHRHMMLCSGDLGFGAAKTIDLEVWLPGQGKYREISSISNTRDFQARRAKIRYKDGKKNALVHTLNGSSLAVGRTLIAIMENYQNSDGSINIPEVLKKYM; translated from the coding sequence ATGATAAATTTAAAACTGATAGAGACGAATTTCGATGAATTTAACGCTAAATTAAAAGCGAAAAAAGTTGATGAGGGCGTTTTAAAAAATTTACTTGATACATACAATGAACTAAAAATCAAAAAACAAGAGCTAGAAAATCTTCAAGCCGTGCAAAACGCAAAATCAAAAGAAGTAGGCATACTAACTAGAAGCGGCACGGACACAACGCTACTAAAAACTGAGCTTGAAGAAAACAAGAGACTTATGCAGACCGCTTCAAATTTAGTAAGCGAGCTTGAAACTAAGCTAGACATGGTGGCTAGTAGAGTACCTAACGTGATAGATGATGACGTACCACTAGGAAAAGACGAAGACGATAACGTCTGCATAAAAACCGTGCTTGAGCCTAGAGAGTTCAGTTTTACCCCAAAAGAGCATTTTGAGCTTGGAGAAAATCTCGGCTGGTTGGATTTCGCAACAGGAGCAAAGCTCTCAGGCAGTCGCTTTACCGTGCTTAGAAGCGATGGAGCTAGACTTAGTAGAGCTTTAGTAAATTTTATGATAGATTTCAATACTGCTAGAGGTTTTGAGCTAGTAAATGTACCATTTTTGGTAAGTTCAAACACGCTTTATGGCACAGGACAATTACCTAAATTTGAAGAAGATCTGTATAAGATAAGAGATGAAGATCTATACCTTATCCCTACAAGTGAAGTTCCAGTCACGAACATCTATAACAATGAGATAATTCCAGCTGAAAATTTACCTATAAAAATGACTTGTTACTCAGCGTGTTTTAGACAAGAAGCAGGAAGCGCTGGACGAGATACTAGAGGAATGATACGTCAGCATCAGTTTGAAAAAGTAGAACTTGTAAGCATAAGCAAACCAGAAGATAGTGCGAAAATACTTGATGAAATGGTAAGCTGCGCTTCTGATATGTTAAAAGAGCTGGGGCTTCCTCATCGTCATATGATGCTTTGTAGCGGCGATCTTGGATTTGGCGCGGCAAAAACTATAGATCTTGAAGTTTGGCTTCCAGGACAAGGAAAATACAGAGAGATAAGCTCTATCTCAAATACCAGAGATTTTCAAGCCAGACGAGCGAAAATCAGATACAAAGACGGTAAAAAAAATGCTTTAGTTCATACTCTAAATGGATCAAGTTTAGCAGTCGGTAGAACTCTTATAGCGATTATGGAAAATTACCAAAACAGCGACGGCTCTATAAATATCCCAGAAGTTCTTAAAAAATATATGTAA
- a CDS encoding tetratricopeptide repeat protein, which translates to MADEQKEEVVILEKDDENSIVPLEELETKEEPVVEQKVQNKKNNFLMFGLIGGGAFILFLILILVLLFKNNGSSDKTPKLEPPKTVKQIEIKTFSPSKIDDMLKKANKLYESGNKFEALKIYENVAIYNEALSNYNLGVSQMNQYKFKDALESFKKAITNQENTSVSALNAAVCALELNEIQLFKYYIDIANAFLAGESDSSLYAYYNAIINYYKGYYIEALNILENAPTNKYYENQKNYLRAKILSYLYLDSDSIKALNKVDSYDVNLPLGLLEARSGNYEIAKKYLNKALVDEKNANLTKLAIALINLKTGEFAQAGMALKDINEKNETFASSKYPIKAALNPELFDLNIAQNSFDLETFFSINNIYEMLFYFAPYKVFDAKQTMDYIRKGGISLFLDENNEADEYLKASRTLSKANLNLSKAIAVALDYNLREANSQLLNITKLYTNHSILHYNLALTYAQLGNFSESYKHFITSYHLDPKNHLSGVFAIVTSTMINKENKKLIAEVIENLDQDGAVEDRDMYHAIIQLTLGNKGALLNWLENDKSKNVLNIAFGSIARYLIGKNDTSDKKTEQLKTMLPNDILVNILNFTSKFDKNNIKEYAKDIQYNFFNNKLNKESLYGGANIIRVSFTKLLQISGLLNVQRDRIKKDLELTNDNHQNIMQTLAYLDLFTNNYEEAYTIYNDLIDNYNMRDSNSLFLASVASIGANHPESAIGYLRLSKIIDPTSKESIFALGLLYQEVGNIDAAITQYISLGDSDFKSEFFTFNLVD; encoded by the coding sequence TTGGCAGATGAGCAAAAAGAAGAAGTAGTTATCTTAGAAAAAGATGACGAAAACAGCATCGTTCCACTCGAGGAACTTGAAACAAAAGAAGAACCGGTAGTTGAACAGAAGGTTCAAAATAAAAAAAATAATTTTTTGATGTTTGGGCTAATTGGCGGCGGAGCGTTCATTCTTTTTCTTATCTTGATCTTGGTTTTATTGTTTAAAAATAACGGATCAAGTGATAAAACGCCAAAATTAGAACCTCCAAAAACCGTCAAGCAAATAGAGATAAAAACATTTAGCCCATCAAAAATCGACGATATGCTAAAAAAGGCAAATAAACTATACGAAAGCGGAAATAAATTTGAAGCGCTTAAAATTTATGAAAACGTAGCTATTTACAACGAAGCCTTATCGAACTATAACCTTGGTGTTTCGCAAATGAATCAATATAAATTTAAAGACGCTTTAGAATCGTTCAAAAAAGCTATAACAAATCAAGAAAATACATCAGTAAGCGCACTAAATGCAGCTGTTTGTGCATTAGAATTAAACGAAATTCAGCTTTTTAAATATTATATAGATATAGCAAATGCATTTTTAGCAGGCGAGTCGGACTCCAGCCTTTATGCTTATTATAATGCTATCATAAACTACTACAAAGGCTACTATATCGAAGCTCTAAACATACTTGAGAACGCGCCTACAAACAAATATTATGAAAATCAAAAAAACTACCTAAGAGCAAAAATACTCAGCTACTTATATCTTGATAGTGATTCTATAAAAGCGCTAAATAAAGTAGATTCATATGACGTAAATTTGCCCCTTGGACTTTTAGAGGCTAGGAGTGGTAATTACGAAATCGCTAAAAAGTACTTAAACAAAGCCTTGGTAGATGAAAAAAATGCGAATTTAACGAAACTTGCTATAGCACTTATAAATTTAAAAACTGGGGAATTTGCGCAAGCAGGAATGGCTCTAAAGGATATAAATGAAAAAAACGAAACTTTTGCATCATCAAAATACCCTATAAAAGCTGCGTTAAATCCGGAACTTTTCGACTTAAATATCGCTCAAAACAGTTTTGATCTAGAAACATTTTTTAGTATAAATAATATTTATGAAATGCTATTTTACTTTGCACCATACAAAGTTTTTGATGCTAAACAAACTATGGATTACATAAGAAAAGGTGGCATAAGTCTGTTTTTAGATGAAAATAACGAAGCCGATGAGTATCTAAAAGCAAGCAGAACTCTATCTAAAGCAAATTTAAATCTTTCAAAAGCTATAGCAGTAGCGCTGGATTACAACTTAAGAGAAGCAAATTCACAGCTTTTGAATATCACGAAGTTATATACAAACCACTCTATACTTCACTATAATCTAGCTCTTACTTACGCACAACTTGGAAATTTCTCAGAAAGCTACAAACACTTTATCACGAGCTATCACTTAGATCCAAAAAATCATCTAAGCGGAGTTTTTGCTATCGTAACTTCTACTATGATAAATAAAGAAAATAAAAAACTTATAGCAGAAGTCATAGAAAATTTAGACCAAGACGGCGCTGTCGAAGATAGAGATATGTACCACGCTATCATCCAACTGACGCTAGGAAATAAAGGTGCTTTGCTAAACTGGTTAGAAAACGATAAAAGTAAAAATGTGCTAAATATAGCTTTTGGTAGCATTGCTAGGTATTTGATAGGAAAAAATGATACGAGCGATAAAAAAACGGAGCAATTAAAAACTATGCTACCAAATGACATTTTGGTAAATATTCTTAATTTTACATCTAAATTTGATAAAAACAATATCAAAGAATACGCAAAAGATATCCAGTATAACTTTTTTAATAACAAACTGAACAAAGAGTCGCTTTATGGCGGTGCCAACATAATCCGTGTAAGCTTTACGAAGCTTTTACAAATTTCTGGACTATTGAATGTGCAAAGAGATCGTATAAAAAAAGATCTAGAACTTACGAACGATAATCATCAAAATATTATGCAGACATTAGCATATTTAGATCTTTTTACAAACAATTATGAAGAAGCTTATACGATCTATAATGATCTTATCGATAACTATAATATGCGAGATTCAAATTCCTTATTTCTAGCAAGTGTAGCTAGTATAGGTGCAAATCACCCAGAAAGTGCTATAGGCTATCTAAGACTTTCAAAGATCATAGACCCTACTTCAAAAGAGAGTATATTTGCACTAGGTCTTTTGTATCAAGAAGTAGGAAATATAGATGCCGCTATCACTCAATACATAAGTTTGGGTGATAGCGATTTTAAAAGTGAATTTTTTACGTTCAATTTAGTAGATTGA
- the trpS gene encoding tryptophan--tRNA ligase: MRTLTGLQPSGKLHLGNYFASIKPMVDTQNLGNDDMFMFIANYHAMTSVNEAKKLKDSTFEAACAFLALGIDPNKSTFWVQSDVKDVLELYWILSQLTPMGLVERAHAYKDKVAKGFEAHHGLFSYPVLMAADILLFNSNIVPVGKDQIQHVEIARDLAIKFNNAHGDIFTLPEAGVQQNVATVPGIDGAKMSKSYGNTIDIFSDAKTLKKQCSSIVTDSTPLEAPKQWKNCNIFNIAKLFLNSKEQEELAARYEKGGEGYGHFKMYLNELVWNYFAEAREKFEYYINHKDEVYDILDTGAKKAKNVASQTMQKVRDAVGIYR; encoded by the coding sequence TTGAGAACTTTAACAGGACTTCAACCTTCAGGAAAGCTACATTTAGGAAATTATTTTGCCAGCATAAAACCTATGGTCGATACTCAAAACTTGGGCAATGACGATATGTTTATGTTTATCGCGAACTATCACGCTATGACTTCAGTAAATGAAGCAAAAAAGCTAAAAGACAGCACTTTTGAAGCTGCGTGTGCATTTTTAGCACTTGGCATAGATCCGAACAAATCAACATTTTGGGTTCAAAGCGACGTCAAAGACGTGCTTGAGCTTTACTGGATACTAAGCCAGCTAACTCCTATGGGTCTAGTCGAGCGTGCTCATGCCTATAAAGACAAAGTCGCAAAAGGATTTGAAGCTCATCACGGACTTTTTAGCTATCCTGTTTTGATGGCCGCAGACATCTTACTTTTTAACTCAAACATAGTTCCAGTAGGAAAAGATCAAATTCAACACGTCGAGATAGCACGTGATTTGGCTATCAAATTTAACAATGCACACGGAGATATATTTACTCTTCCTGAAGCTGGAGTCCAGCAAAATGTAGCTACTGTTCCAGGTATTGACGGAGCTAAAATGAGTAAAAGCTATGGAAATACGATAGATATTTTCAGCGATGCAAAAACTCTAAAAAAACAGTGTAGCTCTATAGTGACAGACTCAACCCCATTAGAAGCTCCAAAACAGTGGAAAAACTGCAATATTTTTAACATAGCAAAACTATTTTTAAATTCCAAAGAGCAAGAAGAACTTGCGGCTAGATACGAAAAAGGCGGTGAGGGTTACGGGCATTTTAAAATGTATCTAAATGAGCTTGTTTGGAACTATTTTGCTGAGGCTAGAGAAAAATTTGAATACTACATAAATCATAAAGATGAAGTTTATGATATTCTTGATACTGGAGCAAAAAAAGCTAAAAACGTAGCGTCCCAGACGATGCAAAAAGTAAGAGACGCCGTGGGAATTTATAGATAA
- the der gene encoding ribosome biogenesis GTPase Der yields MKKVILIGRPNVGKSSLFNRLAKQRIAITSDISGTTRDTNKTEIFIDDKSCILIDSGGLDDSNEIFKNVKIKTLSEAANADIIVFMVDGKMLPDEQDKKIFYELLNLKKPTALVVNKVDSKKDEERSWEFNEFGSKEVFGLSVSHNIGTDELCSWIYKLLPETTIKADMSDDFDEFLEGFDEKGEIDIEKPSVDYETKNIKVGIIGRVNVGKSSLLNALVKEDRSVVSKIAGTTIDPVNESYVYEDRVFEFVDTAGIRKRGKIEGIERFALNRTEKILEESDIALLVLDASEPLTELDERIAGLGAKFELGLIIVLNKWDKEHGDFDKVVFELRDKFKFLAYAPIISVSALGGKRVHKLYPLILEVYKNYTQKIKTSRLNEVIEEAVRTHPVPRDHGKIVKIYYGAQFGFAPPKIALVMNKPRSLHFSYKRYLLNKLRENFELNGTPVILIPKNRSQKESAENENR; encoded by the coding sequence ATGAAGAAAGTTATACTAATCGGCAGACCGAATGTCGGAAAAAGTTCACTATTTAATCGTTTAGCTAAACAAAGAATAGCCATAACAAGCGACATTAGCGGTACGACAAGAGATACGAATAAGACTGAAATTTTTATTGATGATAAAAGTTGCATTTTGATAGACAGCGGCGGACTTGATGATAGTAACGAGATATTTAAAAATGTAAAGATCAAAACACTTAGCGAAGCGGCAAACGCCGATATCATCGTATTTATGGTAGATGGTAAAATGCTACCTGATGAGCAAGATAAAAAGATATTTTACGAGCTTTTAAATTTAAAAAAACCGACCGCGCTCGTCGTAAATAAAGTCGATAGCAAAAAAGACGAAGAGAGAAGCTGGGAATTTAACGAGTTTGGTTCAAAAGAAGTATTTGGCCTATCTGTAAGCCACAACATAGGCACAGACGAGCTTTGCTCATGGATATACAAGCTTTTGCCAGAAACAACTATAAAAGCAGATATGAGCGATGATTTTGACGAATTTTTAGAAGGCTTTGACGAAAAAGGTGAGATAGATATAGAAAAACCGAGTGTTGATTATGAAACAAAAAACATAAAAGTAGGAATAATCGGCAGAGTAAATGTCGGTAAATCAAGCCTTCTAAACGCTCTTGTAAAAGAAGATCGTTCAGTCGTAAGTAAGATTGCTGGAACCACGATAGATCCAGTCAATGAAAGCTATGTCTATGAAGATAGAGTTTTTGAGTTTGTAGATACAGCAGGCATTAGAAAACGCGGAAAAATAGAAGGTATAGAAAGATTTGCACTAAATAGAACAGAAAAAATCTTAGAAGAATCAGACATAGCATTACTAGTTCTTGACGCAAGTGAGCCACTTACAGAACTAGATGAGAGGATAGCAGGACTGGGAGCTAAGTTTGAGCTAGGACTTATCATAGTTTTAAACAAATGGGACAAAGAGCACGGTGATTTTGATAAAGTCGTTTTTGAGCTAAGAGATAAATTTAAATTCCTAGCTTACGCTCCTATCATTAGCGTTAGCGCACTTGGCGGAAAAAGAGTTCATAAACTATATCCACTCATTCTTGAAGTTTATAAAAACTATACTCAAAAAATCAAAACTTCAAGGCTAAATGAAGTCATCGAAGAAGCAGTTCGTACTCATCCAGTACCACGTGATCACGGTAAAATAGTTAAAATCTACTACGGCGCTCAGTTTGGATTTGCTCCTCCAAAGATCGCTTTAGTGATGAATAAACCAAGATCTCTCCATTTTAGTTACAAAAGATATCTTTTAAATAAACTAAGAGAAAATTTCGAATTAAACGGAACTCCGGTGATTTTAATACCTAAAAATCGTAGCCAAAAAGAGAGCGCAGAAAATGAAAATAGATAA
- a CDS encoding DMT family transporter, which yields MYRQFLMRHLGIYYMLIASVLFAATGAFAKLLSSDMSSIEVVFFRNIIGFVLILFALSKKPLHQKGGRPFVLIFRGIIGTLGLLAFFYNVAQINLATAFTFQKTAPIFTALIALVIFKEKLSFKGWIAIFIGFFGIIFIVQPNLGLTKNDLVGLLSGIGAALAYTSIRELRKFYDTRIIVLSFMTFGTLIPLLCMVLGEFFEFKNLDFIFAKFIIPNFTGLIYILFMGICGAWFQIYLTKAYAASKKAGVVAAVSYSDVLFSLLFGLMLGDSLPNMAALCGISLIIISGILIASEK from the coding sequence GTGTATAGGCAATTTTTAATGCGGCATTTGGGGATCTATTATATGCTTATCGCTTCAGTGCTATTTGCAGCAACTGGAGCATTTGCTAAACTTTTGAGCAGTGATATGAGCTCTATCGAAGTTGTATTTTTTAGAAATATCATCGGTTTTGTTCTGATACTTTTTGCGCTTAGTAAAAAGCCGCTTCATCAAAAAGGCGGAAGACCTTTTGTGCTAATCTTTCGCGGTATTATCGGTACGCTTGGATTACTTGCTTTTTTTTACAACGTAGCTCAGATAAATTTGGCGACGGCTTTTACGTTCCAAAAAACAGCTCCGATATTTACGGCTCTTATTGCCTTAGTGATATTTAAAGAAAAGTTAAGCTTTAAAGGCTGGATAGCGATATTTATAGGTTTTTTTGGTATTATTTTTATAGTTCAACCAAATTTAGGTTTGACTAAAAATGATCTTGTTGGATTGCTCAGTGGCATTGGAGCGGCGCTTGCATATACCAGTATAAGGGAACTTAGAAAGTTTTATGACACTAGAATAATCGTGCTTTCATTTATGACCTTCGGAACACTTATACCACTTTTATGTATGGTTTTAGGTGAGTTTTTTGAGTTTAAAAATTTGGATTTTATATTTGCTAAATTTATTATACCGAATTTTACTGGATTAATTTATATTTTATTTATGGGAATTTGCGGGGCGTGGTTTCAAATTTATCTAACAAAAGCATACGCAGCTAGTAAAAAAGCTGGAGTAGTCGCAGCGGTGAGTTATAGTGATGTTTTATTTAGCTTACTTTTTGGGTTGATGCTTGGAGATTCGCTTCCAAATATGGCTGCACTATGTGGTATAAGCCTGATCATCATAAGCGGAATTTTGATAGCCTCAGAAAAATGA
- a CDS encoding shikimate kinase: MKIDKNIVLIGFMGVGKGTIARALSKKIGVFAIDGDDMIESYANKKIKKIFEDDGEEAFRKIEKDLAKFLENEVKGAIISTGGGFYKVKNLNKIGTVIYLKSSFDKIIDRLQNSSNSEKKFAKRPLLSNLQKAKELHGLRDKEYEKKANFVINVEDKSADKIAKEIIKILNLKR; this comes from the coding sequence ATGAAAATAGATAAGAATATAGTTTTGATAGGATTTATGGGAGTCGGAAAAGGCACTATAGCAAGGGCTTTAAGCAAAAAAATAGGAGTTTTTGCTATAGACGGTGATGATATGATAGAAAGCTATGCAAATAAAAAAATAAAAAAAATTTTTGAAGATGATGGTGAAGAAGCATTTAGAAAGATAGAAAAAGATTTAGCTAAATTCTTAGAAAACGAAGTCAAGGGAGCCATCATATCTACTGGCGGCGGTTTTTACAAAGTAAAAAATTTAAATAAAATAGGAACCGTTATATACTTAAAATCAAGCTTTGATAAGATAATAGATAGATTACAAAACTCAAGCAATAGTGAGAAAAAATTTGCTAAACGACCGCTTTTATCAAATTTACAAAAGGCAAAAGAGCTTCATGGACTTAGAGATAAAGAATATGAAAAAAAGGCAAATTTTGTGATAAACGTAGAAGATAAATCTGCAGATAAAATCGCGAAAGAAATCATCAAAATATTAAATTTAAAGAGATAA
- the pssA gene encoding CDP-diacylglycerol--serine O-phosphatidyltransferase, whose product MENKPKLIYILPNLFTAASAFLGIISVLASVKGEYGKAIIYIVLSLILDGLDGRVARLTKTTSKFGVEFDSLADLVAFGVAPAMLFYFSVGHLFGRFGSLLAAVFVVFGAIRLARFNVMTGTYEPNVFIGLPIPSAAIVSAFWVGIYTNYEFMHGFEWIFVIIMGGLSILMVSNVRYPSFKKVDFKRANYIKALAVLVILFSLLYLYPLESATTLMTIYTIYGIIRSIWARFFAKNIKLTNKENK is encoded by the coding sequence ATGGAAAATAAGCCAAAACTTATTTATATTTTGCCGAATTTATTTACAGCCGCTAGCGCATTTTTAGGTATTATAAGTGTTTTGGCTTCCGTAAAAGGTGAATACGGTAAAGCTATAATTTATATAGTTTTATCTCTTATCTTAGATGGTCTTGATGGACGCGTAGCTAGGCTTACAAAAACTACTTCTAAATTTGGTGTAGAGTTTGATAGTTTGGCAGATTTGGTGGCTTTTGGTGTGGCTCCAGCTATGCTATTTTACTTTAGCGTAGGACATCTATTTGGACGTTTTGGATCTCTTTTAGCGGCAGTATTTGTCGTATTTGGCGCTATACGTTTGGCTAGATTTAACGTGATGACTGGAACTTATGAGCCAAACGTATTTATAGGACTTCCTATACCAAGTGCAGCTATCGTTAGTGCATTTTGGGTTGGTATATACACTAACTATGAGTTTATGCATGGTTTTGAATGGATTTTTGTGATAATAATGGGTGGGCTTTCTATACTTATGGTCTCAAACGTACGTTATCCTAGCTTTAAAAAAGTAGATTTTAAAAGAGCAAATTATATAAAAGCGCTTGCGGTTCTTGTGATTTTATTTTCGCTTCTTTATCTATATCCGTTAGAAAGCGCGACAACTCTTATGACTATTTATACAATTTATGGTATAATACGCTCTATTTGGGCGAGGTTTTTCGCTAAAAATATTAAATTGACAAATAAGGAGAACAAATGA
- a CDS encoding 2-isopropylmalate synthase, whose protein sequence is MDKNKIIVFDTTLRDGEQSPGASMNTEEKIQIALQLERLGVDVMEAGFAAASAGDFDAINQIAKQINNIRIASLARALEKDIKAAADAIAPAKNRRIHTFIATSSIHMEHKLKMAPEEVIKRAVESVKYAKTFVDDVEFSCEDAGRSDIVFLKEICAAVVEAGATTLNLPDTVGFRMPYEIAKMIEEMVKFIGDKAIISVHNHNDLGLAVANTLASIKAGARQVECTINGLGERAGNAALEEIVMTLKTRNDEFAPLYTDIVAKEIYATSRLVASITGIEPQPNKAIVGKNAFAHESGIHQDGVLKCASTYEIIRAEDIGAEKNSLVLGKHSGRHAFKDKLINLGFDLDDSELNEAFIKFKDLCDKKKDIFDDDIRALVSNEIIKIPQIYEVEKLSTSSCNKGHASAAVSIKFNDEIISDAALGNGTADAIFKVIDRISNINGELKDYKVNAVSQGKDALAKITVKVVFEDSNNATIGHGLDIDTMMASAKAYVSALNSYLSMKNR, encoded by the coding sequence ATGGATAAAAATAAAATAATAGTATTTGATACTACTTTAAGAGATGGCGAGCAAAGCCCAGGTGCTTCTATGAATACGGAAGAAAAGATCCAAATAGCATTGCAGCTTGAGCGCTTAGGTGTAGATGTTATGGAAGCTGGTTTTGCTGCTGCTAGTGCAGGCGATTTTGATGCTATAAATCAGATCGCAAAACAGATAAATAATATTCGTATAGCTAGTCTTGCAAGAGCTTTGGAAAAAGATATCAAAGCGGCTGCAGACGCTATAGCGCCGGCAAAAAATAGGCGTATCCACACTTTTATAGCTACAAGTTCTATCCATATGGAACATAAGCTAAAAATGGCTCCTGAAGAAGTTATTAAAAGAGCCGTTGAGTCAGTAAAATACGCAAAAACTTTTGTAGATGACGTTGAGTTTAGCTGTGAAGACGCTGGAAGAAGCGATATAGTGTTTTTAAAAGAAATTTGCGCAGCAGTCGTAGAAGCCGGAGCAACAACATTAAATTTACCAGATACAGTAGGCTTTAGAATGCCTTATGAGATAGCTAAAATGATAGAAGAAATGGTTAAATTTATAGGTGATAAAGCCATTATATCCGTGCATAATCATAATGATTTGGGGCTTGCAGTAGCAAATACTTTAGCTAGTATAAAAGCTGGAGCAAGACAGGTTGAATGTACTATAAACGGACTTGGAGAAAGAGCTGGAAATGCTGCCCTTGAAGAGATAGTTATGACTTTAAAAACTAGAAATGACGAGTTTGCACCTCTTTACACAGATATTGTAGCAAAAGAGATCTATGCTACTAGTAGATTGGTCGCTAGCATAACTGGTATCGAGCCGCAACCAAATAAAGCGATCGTAGGTAAAAATGCATTTGCGCATGAGAGCGGGATCCATCAAGACGGAGTTTTAAAATGTGCCTCTACTTACGAGATCATAAGAGCAGAAGATATCGGAGCTGAGAAAAATAGTTTGGTTTTGGGTAAACATAGTGGACGACACGCATTTAAAGATAAACTTATAAATTTAGGTTTTGATCTTGATGATAGTGAATTAAATGAAGCTTTTATCAAATTCAAAGATCTATGCGATAAGAAAAAAGATATATTTGATGATGATATAAGGGCGCTTGTTAGCAACGAGATCATAAAAATACCACAAATTTACGAGGTAGAAAAGCTAAGTACAAGCTCTTGCAATAAAGGTCACGCTAGTGCTGCAGTTAGTATTAAATTTAATGATGAAATCATAAGTGACGCAGCTCTTGGAAATGGAACTGCTGATGCGATATTTAAAGTGATTGATAGGATAAGCAATATCAATGGCGAGCTAAAAGACTACAAAGTAAATGCGGTTTCTCAAGGTAAAGACGCGCTTGCAAAAATAACTGTAAAAGTTGTATTTGAAGACTCAAATAACGCTACGATCGGTCATGGACTTGATATCGATACTATGATGGCTAGCGCCAAAGCTTATGTAAGCGCCTTAAATAGCTATCTATCTATGAAAAATAGATGA